A genomic segment from Paralichthys olivaceus isolate ysfri-2021 chromosome 22, ASM2471397v2, whole genome shotgun sequence encodes:
- the dctn1a gene encoding dynactin subunit 1 isoform X4, whose product MALNRRHSYTPRLTSALISKMSSAGIVESGKPPKIGSTVEVTGKGQRGTVAYIGATLFASGKWVGVILDEPKGKNDGTVQGKRYFTCEENHGIFVRQSQLQVVEEGSSATSPDTPEFALAKILRQKEIPETPKTSKQTPMNVKKSTTRRSAKWSTPRLTPATSLPSLLVRSTGRPSLPLTTSRESLSSSLSGDVSEVGLTSHQGALGAPIVPQPSGSPAPVAAPVPATPSKEEESLRGQVKDLEEKLETLKMKRTEDKAKLKELEKHKIQLEQLQEWKIKMQEQQTDLQKQLKEVKKEARDAQESKDRYMEEMSDTADAIEMATLDKEMAEERAESLQVEVDSLKEKVDELSMDLEILRHEISEKGSDGAASSYHVKQLEEQNSRLKEALVRMRDLSASEKQEHVKLQKQMEKKNTELDTLRTQKEKLQEEVKLAEATIDELKEQVDAALGSEEMVETLTERNLDLEEKVRELRETVTDLEAINEMNDELQENARETEMELREQLDMGGAKVREAEKRVEAAQETVADYQQTISKYRDLTTRLQDANRDLISQQNANAEQVQQPPAELFDFKIKFAETKAYAKAIEMELRKMEVAQLNRQVSLLTSFMPDSFLRHGGDHDCILVLLLIPRLICKAELLSKQAQEKFDLNGNLVPGAGLRGPPGEQRSFASGLVYSLCLLQATLHKYEQALNTCNIEVFKRMGTLYSEMNFHERSLDYFIDLLHKDQLDETVQVEPLTKAIKYYQQLYSVHLADHTEDCTVQLADHIKFIQTALDSMGVEVARLRAFLAAGQESSGLAVLLKDLDTSCSDIRQFCKKIRRRMPGTDVVGVPAALNFGPEVSETLTECRRQLTRAVAVLQEVAAAGAQMVAPLAEQEGLNALKLEDIACNVVDQVYGSHGLSGPECLRQSCSSVIATMNKMATAMQEGEYDADKPQGKTPPVETRAATVRAEMTDAEGLGVKLEDRDTVIKEVKKSLKIKGEELSEANVRLSLLEKKLDTSTKDADERVEKIQTKLSENLALLKKKEKEFEETMDALQADIDQLEAEKAELKQRINNQSKMTIEGLRAPSASGIASIVQGSAGAGLPPSMAGPVQVVDSPLLRQQVEAQRLGIKHLKNENNRLKAEKMRAQLASLPPLCPPKLPQVSKESSMPPGGLNTGIYRRTDQLLATLLKLSAEFKVVDITGKTTVSASSQLLEQTARLQNLSDALDKLKGEVAEHVVTHQRGAKASSDFATFPVSSFVKAKEEKQGNTVLVGRVSIPCIRGHEQVHRLVLSQQQLQQVHSLLMV is encoded by the exons ATGGCTTTAAACAGGCGACATTCCTATACCCCCAGG CTGACCAGCGCACTGATCAGCAAAATGAGCAGTGCAGGAATAGTGGAGAGTGGTAAACCTCCAAAG ATTGGCTCTACAGTAGAGGTGACAGGGAAGGGTCAGCGCGGCACTGTCGCCTACATCGGCGCCACCCTCTTTGCCTCTGGGAAATGGGTGGGTGTTATACTTGATGAGCCAAAAGGCAAGAATGATGGCACCGTGCAGGGGAAACGCTACTTCACCTGTGAGGAAAATCATGGGATATTTGTCAGACAGTCGCAG CTTCAGGTGGTGGAAGAGGGCTCCAGTGCCACCTCACCAGATACTCCTGAGTTTGCTCTTGCCAAGATTCTCAGACAAAAAG AAATTCCAGAGACTCCAAAAACATCCAAACAG ACACCAATGAATGTTAAGAAG tctACTACCCGCCGCTCTGCCAAG TGGAGCACGCCACGTCTCACACCTGCCacatccctcccctccctcttgGTGCGTTCCACCGGCCGCCCCAGCCTGCCACTGACG ACATCTCGTGAGAGCCTGTCGTCCTCGCTGTCTGGTGATGTCAGTGAAGTTGGACTGACCTCCCATCAGGGTGCACTGGGAGCTCCCATCGTGCCTCAGCCCAGCGGGTCACCTGCGCCAGTCGCAGCCCCAGTCCCTGCTACTCCGAGCAAG GAGGAGGAATCACTGCGAGGTCAGGTCAAAGAcctggaggagaagctggagacgctgaagatgaagaggacagaggacaagGCCAAACTGAAGGAGCTTGAAAAACACAAGATCCAGCTGGAGCAGCTTCAGGAATGGAAGATAAAAATGCAGGAGCAGCAGACTGACCTCCAGAAACAGCTTAAAGAAGTCAAGAag GAAGCCCGCGATGCACAGGAATCCAAGGACCGCTACATGGAGGAGATGTCAGACACGGCCGACGCCATTGAGATGGCAACACTGGACAAAGAAATGGCGGAGGAGCGAGCGGAGTCATTGCAAGTGGAGGTGGACAGTCTGAAAGAGAAAGTAGATGAGCTCTCCATGGACCTGGAGATTCTTAGACATGAGATTTCAGAGAAAG GCTCAGATGGAGCTGCCTCAAGTTACCATGTCAAGCAGCTGGAGGAACAGAACAGCAGACTGAAGGAGGCTCTAGTCAG GATGCGTGACCTGTCTGCCTCAGAGAAACAGGAAcatgtgaagctgcagaagcagatggagaagaagaacacTGAGCTGGACACTCTGAGGACTCAGAAGGAAAAACTGCAGGAAGAAGTCAAGCTGGCAGAGGCCACTATTGATGAACTGAAGGAGCAG GTGGATGCTGCTCTGGGCTCAGAGGAGATGGTTGAGACGCTGACAGAGAGGAACCTTGACTTGGAGGAGAAAGTCAGAGAGCTGAGAGAAACAGTCACTGATCTG GAGGCGATCAACGAGATGAATGATGAGCTCCAGGAGAATGCAAGGGAGACTGAAATGGAGCTGAGAGAGCAGCTCGACATGGGTGGTGCAAAGGTCAGAGAAGCTGAAAAACGAGTGGAGGCTGCTCAGGAGACTGTGGCTGATTACCAGCAGACCATCAGCAAATATAGGGATCTCACTACCAGGTTGCAG GATGCCAATCGGGACCTGATCAGCCAGCAGAATGCCAATGCTGAGCAAGTTCAACAGCCGCCCGCAGAACTGTTTGACTTCAAGATCAAGTTTGCAGAGACCAAGGCCTATGCCAAG GCCATTGAGATGGAGCTGAGGAAAATGGAAGTGGCTCAATTAAACAGACAGGTGTCCCTCCTTACCTCCTTCATGCCAGACTCCTTTCTCCGTCATGGTGGAGATCATGACTGTATTCTGGTCCTTCTTCTCATCCCCAGGCTCATCTGCAAG GCTGAGCTCCTCAGTAAACAAGCCCAGGAGAAGTTTGACTTGAACGGGAACCTGGTGCCGGGGGCAGGGCTCAGAGGACCTCCAGGAGAACAGCGCAGCTTTGCCTCAGGACTGGTGTACTCCCTGTGCTTGCTGCAGGCCACCCTGCACAAATATGAACA GGCTCTGAACACCTGCAACATAGAGGTTTTTAAGCGCATGGGTACACTTTACTCTGAAATGAATTTCCATGAGCGCTCCCTGGATTATTTCATTGACCTGCTGCATAAAGACCAATTGGATGAGACTGTTCAGGTGGAGCCCCTGACCAAGGCCATCAAGTACTACCag caaCTGTACAGTGTCCATCTGGCAGATCACACTGAGGACTGCACAGTGCAGCTGGCTGACCACATCAAG TTTATCCAGACCGCATTGGACTCCATGGGAGTGGAGGTGGCTCGTCTGCGGGCGTTCCTGGCTGCAGGTCAGGAAAGCTCTGGCCTTGCTGTGCTTCTGAAGGACCTGGACACTTCGTGTTCGGATATCAGACAATTCTGTAAGAAGATCCGCCGTCGCATGCCTGGAACAGATGTGGTTGGAGTACCTGCTGCTCTCAATTTTGGACCAGAG GTGTCAGAGACGCTGACAGAGTGTAGGCGCCAGCTGACCCGTGCGGTGGCCGTGCTGCAGGAGGTGGCTGCAGCTGGGGCTCAGATGGTTGCTCCGCTGGCAGAACAAGAGGGTCTCAACGCTCTCAAGCTGGAGGATATTGCCTGCAACGTTGTGGATCAG GTGTATGGCTCCCATGGCCTGAGTGGCCCAGAGTGTCTGCGtcaatcctgcagctctgtcatTGCTACCATGAACAAGATGGCTACAGCCATGCAGGAAGGAGAGTATGATGCTGACAAACCTCAGGGCAAG ACTCCTCCTGTGGAAACGAGAGCTGCCACCGTCAGGGCTGAGATGACTGATGCTGAGGGTCTAGGTGTTAAACtagaagacagagacacagtcatCAAGGAGGTCAAGAAGTCTCTTAAGATCAAG GGTGAGGAGCTGAGTGAGGCCAACGTCCGCCTGAGCCTGCTAGAGAAAAAGCTGGACACCTCCACCAAAGATGCAGATGAACGGGTGGAGAAGATCCAGACCAAACTCAGCGAGAATCTCGCCCTgctgaagaagaaagagaa GGAGTTTGAGGAGACAATGGATGCTCTGCAGGCTGATATCGACCAGCTGGAGGCAGAGAAGGCAGAGCTGAAACAACGCATCAATAACCAATCAAAGATGACCATCGAAGGCCTAAGAGCCCCGTCTGCCTCTGGTATAGCCTCCATTGTTCAAGGATCTGCAGGAG CAGGGCTGCCTCCATCCATGGCGGGGCCAGTGCAGGTGGTGGACTCTCCCCTCCTCCGGCAGCAGGTCGAGGCTCAGAGACTGGGCATCAAACACCTcaagaatgaaaacaacagactCAAG GCTGAGAAGATGAGAGCCCAGCTGGCCTCCCTGCCTCCACTCTGCCCCCCCAAACTGCCACAAGTGTCCAAAGAAAGCTCCATGCCTCCAGGGGGACTGAACACAGGCATCTATCGCAGGACTGACCAACTGCTGGCGACACTGCTCAAGCTGAGTGCAGAGTTTAAAGTGGTGGACATCACTGGGAAGACAACAG TTAGTGCCAGTTCCCAGCTGCTGGAGCAGACGGCTCGACTGCAGAACCTCAGTGATGCTCTGGACAAACTCAAG GGAGAAGTAGCTGAACATGTGGTCACGCATCAGCGTGGAGCCAAGGCTTCCTCTGACTTCGCCACATTCCCAGTGTCGTCCTTTGTTAAG GCCAAGGAAGAAAAGCAGGGGAATACGGTGCTTGTGGGTCGTGTTTCCATTCCATGCATCCGCGGACACGAACAAGTCCACCGCCTCGTCCTATCCCAGCAGCAGCTACAGCAAGTACACAGCCTCCTGATGGTGTAG
- the dctn1a gene encoding dynactin subunit 1 isoform X25 has translation MSSAGIVESGKPPKIGSTVEVTGKGQRGTVAYIGATLFASGKWVGVILDEPKGKNDGTVQGKRYFTCEENHGIFVRQSQLQVVEEGSSATSPDTPEFALAKILRQKEIPETPKTSKQTSRESLSSSLSGDVSEVGLTSHQGALGAPIVPQPSGSPAPVAAPVPATPSKEEESLRGQVKDLEEKLETLKMKRTEDKAKLKELEKHKIQLEQLQEWKIKMQEQQTDLQKQLKEVKKEARDAQESKDRYMEEMSDTADAIEMATLDKEMAEERAESLQVEVDSLKEKVDELSMDLEILRHEISEKGSDGAASSYHVKQLEEQNSRLKEALVRMRDLSASEKQEHVKLQKQMEKKNTELDTLRTQKEKLQEEVKLAEATIDELKEQVDAALGSEEMVETLTERNLDLEEKVRELRETVTDLEAINEMNDELQENARETEMELREQLDMGGAKVREAEKRVEAAQETVADYQQTISKYRDLTTRLQDANRDLISQQNANAEQVQQPPAELFDFKIKFAETKAYAKAIEMELRKMEVAQLNRQVSLLTSFMPDSFLRHGGDHDCILVLLLIPRLICKAELLSKQAQEKFDLNGNLVPGAGLRGPPGEQRSFASGLVYSLCLLQATLHKYEQALNTCNIEVFKRMGTLYSEMNFHERSLDYFIDLLHKDQLDETVQVEPLTKAIKYYQQLYSVHLADHTEDCTVQLADHIKFIQTALDSMGVEVARLRAFLAAGQESSGLAVLLKDLDTSCSDIRQFCKKIRRRMPGTDVVGVPAALNFGPEVSETLTECRRQLTRAVAVLQEVAAAGAQMVAPLAEQEGLNALKLEDIACNVVDQVYGSHGLSGPECLRQSCSSVIATMNKMATAMQEGEYDADKPQGKTPPVETRAATVRAEMTDAEGLGVKLEDRDTVIKEVKKSLKIKGEELSEANVRLSLLEKKLDTSTKDADERVEKIQTKLSENLALLKKKEKEFEETMDALQADIDQLEAEKAELKQRINNQSKMTIEGLRAPSASGIASIVQGSAGGLPPSMAGPVQVVDSPLLRQQVEAQRLGIKHLKNENNRLKAEKMRAQLASLPPLCPPKLPQVSKESSMPPGGLNTGIYRRTDQLLATLLKLSAEFKVVDITGKTTVSASSQLLEQTARLQNLSDALDKLKGEVAEHVVTHQRGAKASSDFATFPVSSFVKAKEEKQGNTVLVGRVSIPCIRGHEQVHRLVLSQQQLQQVHSLLMV, from the exons ATGAGCAGTGCAGGAATAGTGGAGAGTGGTAAACCTCCAAAG ATTGGCTCTACAGTAGAGGTGACAGGGAAGGGTCAGCGCGGCACTGTCGCCTACATCGGCGCCACCCTCTTTGCCTCTGGGAAATGGGTGGGTGTTATACTTGATGAGCCAAAAGGCAAGAATGATGGCACCGTGCAGGGGAAACGCTACTTCACCTGTGAGGAAAATCATGGGATATTTGTCAGACAGTCGCAG CTTCAGGTGGTGGAAGAGGGCTCCAGTGCCACCTCACCAGATACTCCTGAGTTTGCTCTTGCCAAGATTCTCAGACAAAAAG AAATTCCAGAGACTCCAAAAACATCCAAACAG ACATCTCGTGAGAGCCTGTCGTCCTCGCTGTCTGGTGATGTCAGTGAAGTTGGACTGACCTCCCATCAGGGTGCACTGGGAGCTCCCATCGTGCCTCAGCCCAGCGGGTCACCTGCGCCAGTCGCAGCCCCAGTCCCTGCTACTCCGAGCAAG GAGGAGGAATCACTGCGAGGTCAGGTCAAAGAcctggaggagaagctggagacgctgaagatgaagaggacagaggacaagGCCAAACTGAAGGAGCTTGAAAAACACAAGATCCAGCTGGAGCAGCTTCAGGAATGGAAGATAAAAATGCAGGAGCAGCAGACTGACCTCCAGAAACAGCTTAAAGAAGTCAAGAag GAAGCCCGCGATGCACAGGAATCCAAGGACCGCTACATGGAGGAGATGTCAGACACGGCCGACGCCATTGAGATGGCAACACTGGACAAAGAAATGGCGGAGGAGCGAGCGGAGTCATTGCAAGTGGAGGTGGACAGTCTGAAAGAGAAAGTAGATGAGCTCTCCATGGACCTGGAGATTCTTAGACATGAGATTTCAGAGAAAG GCTCAGATGGAGCTGCCTCAAGTTACCATGTCAAGCAGCTGGAGGAACAGAACAGCAGACTGAAGGAGGCTCTAGTCAG GATGCGTGACCTGTCTGCCTCAGAGAAACAGGAAcatgtgaagctgcagaagcagatggagaagaagaacacTGAGCTGGACACTCTGAGGACTCAGAAGGAAAAACTGCAGGAAGAAGTCAAGCTGGCAGAGGCCACTATTGATGAACTGAAGGAGCAG GTGGATGCTGCTCTGGGCTCAGAGGAGATGGTTGAGACGCTGACAGAGAGGAACCTTGACTTGGAGGAGAAAGTCAGAGAGCTGAGAGAAACAGTCACTGATCTG GAGGCGATCAACGAGATGAATGATGAGCTCCAGGAGAATGCAAGGGAGACTGAAATGGAGCTGAGAGAGCAGCTCGACATGGGTGGTGCAAAGGTCAGAGAAGCTGAAAAACGAGTGGAGGCTGCTCAGGAGACTGTGGCTGATTACCAGCAGACCATCAGCAAATATAGGGATCTCACTACCAGGTTGCAG GATGCCAATCGGGACCTGATCAGCCAGCAGAATGCCAATGCTGAGCAAGTTCAACAGCCGCCCGCAGAACTGTTTGACTTCAAGATCAAGTTTGCAGAGACCAAGGCCTATGCCAAG GCCATTGAGATGGAGCTGAGGAAAATGGAAGTGGCTCAATTAAACAGACAGGTGTCCCTCCTTACCTCCTTCATGCCAGACTCCTTTCTCCGTCATGGTGGAGATCATGACTGTATTCTGGTCCTTCTTCTCATCCCCAGGCTCATCTGCAAG GCTGAGCTCCTCAGTAAACAAGCCCAGGAGAAGTTTGACTTGAACGGGAACCTGGTGCCGGGGGCAGGGCTCAGAGGACCTCCAGGAGAACAGCGCAGCTTTGCCTCAGGACTGGTGTACTCCCTGTGCTTGCTGCAGGCCACCCTGCACAAATATGAACA GGCTCTGAACACCTGCAACATAGAGGTTTTTAAGCGCATGGGTACACTTTACTCTGAAATGAATTTCCATGAGCGCTCCCTGGATTATTTCATTGACCTGCTGCATAAAGACCAATTGGATGAGACTGTTCAGGTGGAGCCCCTGACCAAGGCCATCAAGTACTACCag caaCTGTACAGTGTCCATCTGGCAGATCACACTGAGGACTGCACAGTGCAGCTGGCTGACCACATCAAG TTTATCCAGACCGCATTGGACTCCATGGGAGTGGAGGTGGCTCGTCTGCGGGCGTTCCTGGCTGCAGGTCAGGAAAGCTCTGGCCTTGCTGTGCTTCTGAAGGACCTGGACACTTCGTGTTCGGATATCAGACAATTCTGTAAGAAGATCCGCCGTCGCATGCCTGGAACAGATGTGGTTGGAGTACCTGCTGCTCTCAATTTTGGACCAGAG GTGTCAGAGACGCTGACAGAGTGTAGGCGCCAGCTGACCCGTGCGGTGGCCGTGCTGCAGGAGGTGGCTGCAGCTGGGGCTCAGATGGTTGCTCCGCTGGCAGAACAAGAGGGTCTCAACGCTCTCAAGCTGGAGGATATTGCCTGCAACGTTGTGGATCAG GTGTATGGCTCCCATGGCCTGAGTGGCCCAGAGTGTCTGCGtcaatcctgcagctctgtcatTGCTACCATGAACAAGATGGCTACAGCCATGCAGGAAGGAGAGTATGATGCTGACAAACCTCAGGGCAAG ACTCCTCCTGTGGAAACGAGAGCTGCCACCGTCAGGGCTGAGATGACTGATGCTGAGGGTCTAGGTGTTAAACtagaagacagagacacagtcatCAAGGAGGTCAAGAAGTCTCTTAAGATCAAG GGTGAGGAGCTGAGTGAGGCCAACGTCCGCCTGAGCCTGCTAGAGAAAAAGCTGGACACCTCCACCAAAGATGCAGATGAACGGGTGGAGAAGATCCAGACCAAACTCAGCGAGAATCTCGCCCTgctgaagaagaaagagaa GGAGTTTGAGGAGACAATGGATGCTCTGCAGGCTGATATCGACCAGCTGGAGGCAGAGAAGGCAGAGCTGAAACAACGCATCAATAACCAATCAAAGATGACCATCGAAGGCCTAAGAGCCCCGTCTGCCTCTGGTATAGCCTCCATTGTTCAAGGATCTGCAGGAG GGCTGCCTCCATCCATGGCGGGGCCAGTGCAGGTGGTGGACTCTCCCCTCCTCCGGCAGCAGGTCGAGGCTCAGAGACTGGGCATCAAACACCTcaagaatgaaaacaacagactCAAG GCTGAGAAGATGAGAGCCCAGCTGGCCTCCCTGCCTCCACTCTGCCCCCCCAAACTGCCACAAGTGTCCAAAGAAAGCTCCATGCCTCCAGGGGGACTGAACACAGGCATCTATCGCAGGACTGACCAACTGCTGGCGACACTGCTCAAGCTGAGTGCAGAGTTTAAAGTGGTGGACATCACTGGGAAGACAACAG TTAGTGCCAGTTCCCAGCTGCTGGAGCAGACGGCTCGACTGCAGAACCTCAGTGATGCTCTGGACAAACTCAAG GGAGAAGTAGCTGAACATGTGGTCACGCATCAGCGTGGAGCCAAGGCTTCCTCTGACTTCGCCACATTCCCAGTGTCGTCCTTTGTTAAG GCCAAGGAAGAAAAGCAGGGGAATACGGTGCTTGTGGGTCGTGTTTCCATTCCATGCATCCGCGGACACGAACAAGTCCACCGCCTCGTCCTATCCCAGCAGCAGCTACAGCAAGTACACAGCCTCCTGATGGTGTAG